In Blattabacterium cuenoti, the following proteins share a genomic window:
- the rpsI gene encoding 30S ribosomal protein S9: MIHTIGRRKRSLARIYLKIGNGLITVNSKKLNQYFPKYLHQKILYPIEIIKKLSQFDINIKVFGGGFNGQAEAIRLAISRALCQFDIKNRSKLKYEGLLTRDSREVERKKFGQKKARKKYQFSKR, encoded by the coding sequence ATGATACATACTATAGGAAGAAGAAAAAGATCCCTTGCACGTATCTATTTAAAAATAGGAAACGGATTAATAACTGTAAATTCTAAGAAATTAAATCAATATTTTCCAAAATATCTTCATCAAAAAATACTGTATCCTATTGAAATAATCAAAAAACTGAGTCAGTTTGATATAAATATTAAAGTTTTTGGAGGGGGGTTTAATGGACAAGCAGAAGCAATTCGTCTCGCAATATCTCGCGCGCTTTGTCAGTTCGATATAAAAAATAGAAGTAAACTAAAATATGAAGGCCTATTAACTCGTGATTCTAGAGAAGTAGAAAGGAAAAAATTTGGGCAAAAAAAAGCTAGAAAAAAGTACCAATTTTCGAAACGTTAG
- the rplM gene encoding 50S ribosomal protein L13, with protein sequence MDFLSFKTISAKKSSVIKLKSWIIIDATNQILGRLSTKIACIIMGKHKPFFSPHINCGDYVIVINSNKIKLTGKKWKDKKYIHHSGYPGGRKIIYIKDLLNKDSRNIIYKSVKGMLPKSRLGRLILKNLYVYPKSEHKHKAQKPVLLK encoded by the coding sequence ATGGATTTTTTAAGTTTTAAGACAATTTCAGCTAAAAAAAGTTCTGTAATAAAATTAAAATCTTGGATCATAATAGATGCTACTAATCAAATTTTAGGAAGATTATCTACAAAAATTGCTTGTATTATAATGGGGAAACATAAACCTTTTTTTTCGCCACATATAAATTGTGGAGATTATGTTATCGTAATCAATTCTAATAAAATTAAACTTACTGGAAAAAAATGGAAAGATAAAAAATATATTCATCATAGCGGTTACCCTGGTGGAAGAAAAATAATTTACATTAAAGATTTATTGAATAAAGATTCAAGGAATATAATATATAAATCAGTCAAAGGAATGTTACCTAAAAGTCGTTTAGGACGATTGATTCTAAAAAATTTATATGTTTATCCAAAATCTGAACATAAACATAAAGCGCAAAAACCTGTCTTATTGAAATAA
- the rpsB gene encoding 30S ribosomal protein S2, which yields MKINTQDLLKAGVHFGHIARKWNPNMRPFIFMKKGGIHIIDLSKTISKLEEACDGLKRITKNGKKILLVGTKAQAREKVFYYAKNINMPCITERWLGGLLTNFTTIRKSVKKMNNIEKMKKNGTFDTLSKKERLLIDRLYAKLYKNLGSISNMNHVPGGIFLVDPNKEKIALTEANKLKIPVFAMVDTNTDPNEIQYPIPSNDDSSKSIDIILKFVSEAIRDGVSINRNEREDKNFVNKKL from the coding sequence ATGAAAATCAATACTCAGGATTTATTGAAAGCTGGTGTTCATTTTGGACATATTGCACGAAAATGGAATCCTAATATGCGTCCTTTCATTTTTATGAAAAAAGGAGGAATTCATATCATAGATTTATCAAAAACAATTTCAAAATTAGAGGAAGCTTGTGATGGTTTAAAAAGAATAACAAAAAATGGAAAAAAAATATTACTGGTAGGAACCAAAGCTCAAGCTAGAGAAAAAGTTTTTTATTATGCAAAAAACATAAATATGCCCTGCATAACGGAAAGATGGTTGGGGGGATTGCTCACAAATTTCACAACAATTCGTAAGTCTGTGAAAAAAATGAACAATATAGAAAAAATGAAAAAAAATGGGACTTTTGACACTTTATCTAAAAAAGAAAGATTGTTAATTGATAGATTATACGCAAAATTATATAAAAATTTAGGAAGTATTTCAAATATGAATCATGTACCAGGAGGTATTTTTTTGGTAGATCCAAATAAAGAAAAAATAGCTTTAACTGAGGCAAATAAATTAAAAATACCTGTTTTTGCTATGGTAGATACTAACACAGATCCTAATGAAATTCAATACCCTATTCCTTCTAATGACGACTCTTCTAAATCCATAGATATTATTTTGAAATTTGTATCAGAAGCAATTCGAGATGGAGTTTCGATCAATAGAAATGAACGTGAAGATAAAAATTTTGTAAACAAAAAATTATGA